A window from Pyrococcus kukulkanii encodes these proteins:
- a CDS encoding TrkH family potassium uptake protein translates to MAKLRRFINISDDIFVIRNLIGAILQGVGLAYLVPVLIVWFYPDEIKLSVYFAIPGVACILLGYYLSRHIEQVEDVNLRQAMMASAFIWLFASFVSVVPFMAIAKMSFIDSYFETMSAWTGTGLTMMSHLESYPKILLFWRAWMQWLGGIGIVLVALTVLIRPGVAAARLYRAEARSERILPNFVNTAKIIVQIYMLLTILGIYLYYINGMSLFDAVIHSMTGLGTGGMSSHDLSIGYFHSLAIETITVFLMILGATNFTVHYRMFVNRSLKEFFRDIQVKTMIIFLALIIPLMTLSLVRFGHAGPIRALRESIFHAVSAITCTGFSISDLSKYPETDKVLLSLLMVMGGSAGSTSGGIKLIRIALTFESLKWTIEQAILPKGAIIRKKVANYEFSEEEIQEVLGFTMTYFAFLLTGAMYMMLRLGAKFADALFESASAIGNVGLSVGITSPGLPPDVKIVLTLLMWIGRLEIFPTLVFLVGVAMMLPRRAEK, encoded by the coding sequence ATGGCTAAATTAAGGAGATTCATCAACATCTCAGATGACATATTCGTAATAAGGAACCTAATAGGAGCGATCCTTCAAGGTGTTGGATTAGCGTATTTAGTGCCTGTCCTTATCGTGTGGTTTTATCCAGATGAGATAAAGCTCTCGGTGTACTTTGCAATCCCTGGGGTTGCGTGTATACTCCTGGGATACTACCTCTCCCGCCACATAGAGCAAGTTGAAGACGTAAACTTGAGGCAGGCCATGATGGCTTCAGCCTTCATCTGGCTATTTGCTTCATTTGTAAGTGTCGTTCCTTTTATGGCCATAGCGAAGATGAGTTTCATAGATTCCTACTTCGAAACCATGAGCGCTTGGACGGGTACGGGGCTAACAATGATGAGCCACCTTGAAAGTTACCCAAAGATCTTACTCTTCTGGAGAGCGTGGATGCAGTGGTTAGGAGGAATAGGAATAGTCTTGGTTGCCCTGACGGTTCTAATAAGACCCGGAGTCGCTGCCGCAAGGCTTTATAGGGCAGAGGCAAGGAGTGAGAGGATTTTGCCGAACTTCGTCAACACTGCTAAGATAATCGTGCAGATTTACATGTTGCTAACTATTCTGGGGATCTACCTGTATTATATAAATGGGATGAGCCTATTCGATGCCGTAATACACTCAATGACGGGCCTTGGAACAGGTGGTATGAGTAGCCACGACCTAAGCATAGGATACTTCCACTCCCTAGCCATAGAAACAATCACAGTTTTCCTAATGATCTTGGGCGCTACGAATTTTACTGTCCACTACAGGATGTTCGTTAACAGATCCCTGAAAGAGTTCTTTAGGGACATTCAGGTTAAGACGATGATAATATTCCTCGCACTAATAATTCCCCTGATGACACTCTCACTGGTCAGGTTTGGCCATGCTGGACCTATAAGGGCTTTAAGGGAGTCAATATTTCATGCTGTCTCAGCAATTACTTGTACGGGATTTAGTATTTCAGATCTATCCAAGTACCCGGAGACCGACAAAGTCCTGCTGTCACTTTTAATGGTCATGGGGGGAAGCGCCGGAAGTACGTCGGGAGGAATAAAGCTGATAAGGATAGCCCTAACATTTGAGAGCCTTAAGTGGACAATAGAACAAGCGATATTGCCAAAAGGTGCCATAATAAGAAAGAAAGTTGCAAACTATGAATTTTCAGAGGAGGAAATTCAGGAGGTTCTTGGCTTTACAATGACATATTTTGCGTTCTTACTTACAGGGGCCATGTACATGATGCTCAGACTTGGTGCTAAGTTTGCCGATGCTTTGTTCGAGAGCGCCTCAGCGATAGGAAACGTTGGATTGAGTGTTGGGATAACATCACCAGGACTCCCCCCTGATGTGAAAATCGTGCTAACACTTTTAATGTGGATAGGAAGGCTTGAGATATTCCCAACCTTAGTGTTCCTGGTAGGTGTTGCGATGATGCTTCCCAGGAGGGCGGAGAAGTGA
- a CDS encoding energy-coupling factor ABC transporter ATP-binding protein encodes MNIIEVENVSFRYRGSPKYSLRDITLSIKDGEFIGIIGSSGSGKSTFCLTLNGIIPHSIQGEFEGNVIVDGMNTREHSVAELSTKVGLVFQNPDSQIFNMTVLEEVAFALENLGIEREEMWRRIRWALKLVGLWNKREEFPPNLSGGEKQRLAIASVLVMKPRVLVLDEPTSQLDPGGKRSVLSLVNLLNKEEKMTIVLVEHNPEFLLENADRIFVFEKGMVVMEGKPEEIFEDVEALERIGVRVPSRVKIGYELKKRGLSDKAVLKINEIRRILYESPLERTE; translated from the coding sequence GTGAACATCATTGAAGTGGAAAATGTGAGCTTTAGATATCGAGGCTCTCCAAAATATTCCCTACGGGATATAACACTCTCGATAAAAGATGGAGAATTCATTGGAATCATTGGGAGTAGTGGGAGTGGAAAATCAACGTTTTGTTTAACTTTAAATGGTATAATTCCTCATTCAATCCAGGGAGAATTCGAGGGAAATGTTATTGTCGACGGAATGAATACTCGGGAGCATTCAGTTGCAGAATTATCGACAAAGGTAGGCTTGGTTTTCCAGAATCCTGATTCCCAGATATTCAACATGACAGTTCTTGAAGAGGTGGCTTTCGCCTTGGAAAATCTTGGAATTGAGAGGGAAGAAATGTGGAGAAGAATAAGGTGGGCTCTTAAGCTCGTTGGGTTATGGAACAAAAGGGAAGAGTTTCCCCCAAATCTAAGTGGTGGGGAAAAGCAGAGACTTGCGATTGCAAGTGTTTTGGTGATGAAACCTAGGGTTCTAGTTCTTGATGAACCTACTTCGCAACTCGACCCAGGGGGAAAAAGAAGTGTGTTAAGCCTAGTTAATTTACTCAATAAAGAAGAGAAAATGACGATAGTGCTCGTTGAGCACAATCCAGAGTTCTTACTAGAGAATGCGGACAGAATATTCGTGTTTGAGAAAGGTATGGTGGTAATGGAAGGTAAACCCGAAGAGATCTTTGAGGACGTTGAGGCTCTTGAGAGGATTGGCGTTAGAGTGCCCAGTCGGGTTAAAATAGGGTATGAACTTAAGAAGAGAGGGCTTAGCGATAAGGCTGTACTTAAAATAAACGAAATCAGGAGGATCCTGTATGAAAGTCCCCTGGAGAGGACTGAGTAA
- a CDS encoding ABC transporter permease subunit: MKVPWRGLSKIMGIYLVAVLVTIIIAGAAGAKLAKNYASEALGYIKATNPEFYNTLKENATKMGISVEEYYYRLVLSRVSKSDNVLSIGIGMLKKSREYLHNTPNLNIGEAVKVTIIIISISLILIVLSGVYIGLKFRGSKSIDIISRFFVGIPSWWLGTIFIIILAVKLDLIPLGNAKISPSYYIFATLVLVFIHTWEIASYVSHESIKELKQPYINAEKAKGVPENIILWRHILKNISIALSSITFQKFSDIFIDFIAVDVLFGLGGLGSLLKRSFIREIDPPYGIVVQFNYHLFFVVTFIMILLFMAFSMGIEVIKGILDPRVSTNER; the protein is encoded by the coding sequence ATGAAAGTCCCCTGGAGAGGACTGAGTAAAATCATGGGAATATATCTCGTGGCAGTGCTAGTGACAATAATAATCGCCGGAGCTGCCGGAGCAAAGTTAGCAAAAAATTACGCTAGCGAGGCCCTCGGCTATATCAAGGCAACAAATCCAGAATTCTACAATACCCTCAAAGAAAACGCTACCAAAATGGGGATCTCTGTTGAAGAGTATTATTATAGGCTTGTCCTTTCCAGAGTCTCAAAAAGCGATAACGTGCTGTCAATTGGAATAGGAATGTTAAAGAAGAGCAGAGAGTACCTCCATAACACTCCAAACCTGAACATAGGAGAAGCAGTCAAGGTCACGATCATTATAATCAGCATTTCCCTAATTCTAATTGTCCTCTCAGGCGTTTATATTGGGCTTAAATTTAGGGGGAGTAAGAGCATTGATATTATTTCGAGATTTTTCGTTGGCATTCCTTCCTGGTGGCTTGGAACGATTTTTATAATAATCCTGGCAGTGAAATTGGATTTAATTCCACTCGGAAATGCGAAAATATCTCCTTCATACTATATTTTTGCAACTCTAGTCCTAGTATTTATCCACACTTGGGAAATTGCCAGCTACGTATCCCACGAATCTATAAAGGAATTAAAGCAGCCCTACATAAATGCCGAAAAGGCTAAGGGGGTACCAGAGAATATCATCTTATGGAGGCACATCCTTAAGAATATATCAATAGCACTCTCCTCTATTACCTTCCAGAAATTTTCAGATATCTTTATCGATTTCATAGCAGTAGACGTTCTTTTTGGGTTGGGAGGTTTAGGTTCTCTTTTAAAGCGGAGTTTTATCCGAGAGATAGATCCTCCCTATGGGATTGTCGTCCAGTTTAATTACCATCTATTTTTCGTAGTCACGTTTATCATGATCCTCCTCTTCATGGCGTTCTCCATGGGGATAGAGGTGATAAAAGGAATCCTGGACCCCAGGGTGAGCACCAATGAAAGGTAA
- a CDS encoding ABC transporter permease, producing MKGKIGMILILCFVIFALLANFTVSREDLDNWNNANYWVNNPKLAYPTWLCPLYKKTPTIEAEVFNGTFVYEHKFRDRPNDILFYIHDGTKIVEIKVIRPDGRIVIFKGKARNNVISLNSDMREAIISQLHIPMEKAMLKTSTFLLFSKIPDLDVLNGRYIFIVSGAEKVKVLGNCYGFLGTDRFGRDMWVGFILGMNNTWILTALVVGLTLLLGITVGIASMYSEIINWMLEVLTALPVFPFLLILTWLIATQGVGYNVRVSPLEFSMIFSLLTFGKFAKTVRMISLKERAMEYVRVSIAIGGGETWVLKKHIMPKILEFSIRHVTFLVPRTIALISIFGFFGLSPGINWGTYIIEAMNEGALYGGYWWWIIAPIIAMGVISLGFAMLSEELPKS from the coding sequence ATGAAAGGTAAAATTGGCATGATCCTAATACTGTGCTTTGTTATCTTCGCACTCTTAGCTAACTTTACTGTAAGCAGAGAAGACTTAGACAATTGGAATAATGCGAATTATTGGGTTAATAATCCAAAATTAGCTTATCCAACATGGCTATGCCCTCTCTACAAGAAGACGCCCACTATCGAAGCTGAAGTTTTCAATGGAACATTCGTTTACGAGCACAAGTTTAGGGATCGGCCGAATGATATCCTGTTTTACATTCACGATGGAACAAAGATCGTCGAGATAAAGGTAATAAGGCCCGACGGAAGGATTGTGATATTCAAAGGAAAAGCTAGGAACAACGTTATTTCTCTAAATTCGGACATGAGGGAAGCAATAATCTCCCAACTCCATATACCTATGGAGAAGGCCATGCTAAAGACATCAACTTTCTTACTATTCTCTAAGATCCCAGACCTGGACGTGCTGAATGGGAGGTACATCTTCATAGTGAGCGGTGCTGAAAAAGTTAAAGTTCTGGGAAATTGTTACGGATTCCTAGGGACGGATAGATTTGGCAGAGATATGTGGGTGGGGTTCATCCTCGGGATGAATAACACGTGGATCCTTACGGCTTTAGTTGTTGGGTTGACCCTCCTCCTGGGGATTACCGTTGGAATAGCCTCAATGTACTCAGAAATAATAAACTGGATGTTAGAGGTGTTGACGGCCTTACCTGTCTTTCCTTTTCTCCTTATCCTCACGTGGCTGATTGCAACCCAAGGAGTCGGATATAATGTTCGTGTATCCCCTCTAGAGTTTTCCATGATATTTTCGTTGCTCACATTTGGAAAATTCGCCAAGACAGTCAGGATGATCTCTCTGAAAGAGAGAGCAATGGAGTACGTGAGGGTCAGCATAGCAATTGGCGGGGGAGAGACGTGGGTACTTAAAAAGCATATTATGCCCAAGATTTTAGAATTTTCTATAAGACACGTGACGTTTCTAGTTCCTCGAACGATAGCCCTGATCTCAATATTTGGGTTCTTTGGTCTTTCTCCTGGGATAAACTGGGGAACCTATATAATTGAGGCCATGAACGAGGGAGCCCTTTATGGGGGCTACTGGTGGTGGATAATAGCCCCAATAATTGCAATGGGAGTAATTAGTCTAGGATTCGCAATGCTATCGGAAGAATTGCCGAAATCATAG
- the cyaB gene encoding class IV adenylate cyclase, which translates to MYEVELKGYATDEIFERVREKFEFMRKEIHEDIYYQHPCRDFSKTDEALRIRIKRFNGHFEAFLTYKGPKIDPRSKTRLEIEVEIEDVDKYSQLLEALGFKEILTVVKTREKYYVDKGVTITLDEVEGLGKFIEIETLVKEKDEIPGAVERLENILKELGVERFERRSYLELLLEASQISQRT; encoded by the coding sequence ATGTACGAAGTGGAACTTAAGGGGTATGCAACCGACGAGATATTTGAGAGGGTAAGGGAAAAGTTTGAGTTCATGCGCAAGGAAATCCACGAGGATATCTACTATCAGCACCCCTGCAGGGACTTTTCAAAGACTGATGAAGCCTTGAGGATTAGGATAAAAAGGTTTAATGGACATTTTGAGGCATTTTTAACTTACAAGGGGCCGAAGATAGATCCAAGATCCAAGACAAGGCTTGAAATTGAAGTTGAAATTGAGGACGTTGATAAGTACTCTCAGCTTTTAGAGGCCCTCGGCTTTAAGGAAATTCTTACAGTAGTAAAAACCAGGGAGAAGTACTACGTTGATAAGGGCGTTACAATAACCTTAGACGAGGTTGAAGGGCTCGGTAAGTTCATTGAGATTGAAACCTTAGTAAAGGAAAAAGATGAGATTCCGGGAGCCGTTGAAAGGTTGGAGAATATACTTAAGGAGCTTGGGGTTGAGAGGTTCGAGAGGAGATCTTACCTTGAGCTTTTGCTGGAAGCCTCTCAAATATCTCAACGTACTTGA
- a CDS encoding archaemetzincin family Zn-dependent metalloprotease — translation MIVIVPIGEVPGDVLSFLQTNLSAFYARYGIEVRVIGGLSLDAFSHAFDMYRGQFLGRAFLPALSLVKRDFRALAVLGVVNVDLYEPGLNFIFGIAHPGFGAALISLYRLYPEFYGEPPDRKLLKERSLKEAMHELGHVFGLEHCPNPKCVMHFSNSIIDTDMKSWMYCESCLRKLEERIGRGHVRSGT, via the coding sequence ATGATAGTCATAGTCCCCATTGGGGAAGTTCCTGGGGACGTTCTTTCCTTTCTTCAAACAAATCTTTCGGCATTCTATGCAAGGTACGGTATAGAAGTTAGGGTTATTGGTGGCCTATCTCTAGATGCATTCTCCCATGCTTTTGATATGTACAGGGGTCAGTTCTTAGGTAGGGCTTTTCTCCCCGCTCTCTCCCTTGTGAAGAGGGATTTTAGAGCTTTAGCGGTTCTTGGAGTTGTTAATGTTGATCTGTATGAGCCTGGTTTGAACTTTATATTTGGAATAGCCCATCCTGGGTTTGGGGCTGCCCTGATATCACTGTACAGGCTGTATCCGGAGTTTTATGGTGAGCCTCCGGACAGAAAGCTCCTCAAGGAGAGGTCTTTGAAAGAGGCTATGCATGAACTTGGTCATGTCTTTGGCTTAGAGCACTGTCCAAATCCGAAGTGCGTTATGCACTTCTCAAACTCAATTATAGATACCGATATGAAATCATGGATGTACTGCGAAAGCTGTTTAAGGAAGTTGGAAGAGAGGATAGGGAGGGGCCATGTACGAAGTGGAACTTAA
- a CDS encoding lysyl aminopeptidase, with translation MVDWELMQQVIEAPGVSGYEHLGIRDLVLDLLKEVADEVRVDKLGNVIAHFKGSSPRIMVAAHMDKIGLMVNHIDKDGYLHVVPIGGVLPETLIAQRIRFFTDKGERYGVVGVLPPHLRRGQQDKGGKIDWDQIVVDVGASSKEEAEEMGFRIGTVGEFAPNFTRLSEHRFATPYLDDRICLYAMIEAARQLSDHEADIYIVASVQEEVGLRGARVASFAIDPDVGIAMDVTFAKQPHDKGKIVPELGKGPVMDVGPNINPKLRAFADEVAKKYNIPLQVEPSPRPTGTDANVMQINREGVATAVLSIPIRYMHSQVELADARDVDNTIKLAKALLEELKPMDFTP, from the coding sequence ATGGTTGATTGGGAACTCATGCAACAGGTAATCGAAGCTCCTGGAGTTTCTGGATATGAACACCTTGGAATAAGGGATCTTGTCCTTGATCTCCTCAAGGAAGTGGCTGATGAAGTCAGAGTAGATAAATTGGGAAACGTTATAGCCCACTTCAAAGGTTCTTCGCCCAGGATTATGGTAGCCGCGCACATGGACAAGATCGGATTGATGGTTAATCATATTGATAAAGACGGTTACCTGCACGTCGTTCCGATAGGTGGCGTCCTTCCAGAAACCTTAATTGCTCAGAGGATCAGGTTCTTCACTGACAAGGGAGAGAGATATGGAGTCGTTGGAGTTCTCCCACCCCACTTGAGAAGAGGCCAGCAGGACAAAGGTGGAAAGATTGATTGGGATCAGATAGTCGTTGATGTTGGAGCGTCGAGCAAGGAAGAAGCAGAGGAGATGGGCTTTAGGATTGGGACGGTTGGAGAATTCGCTCCAAACTTCACGAGGCTCAGCGAGCACAGGTTCGCAACTCCATACCTTGACGACAGGATATGCCTCTACGCGATGATAGAAGCTGCTAGGCAACTTAGCGATCACGAGGCAGACATATACATAGTTGCCTCAGTCCAAGAGGAAGTTGGCCTTAGGGGAGCAAGGGTTGCAAGCTTTGCAATTGATCCCGATGTGGGAATAGCAATGGACGTTACATTTGCAAAGCAACCTCATGACAAGGGTAAGATAGTCCCAGAGCTCGGCAAGGGGCCAGTTATGGACGTTGGTCCTAACATAAACCCGAAGCTAAGGGCATTTGCCGATGAAGTTGCTAAGAAGTATAATATCCCACTCCAAGTTGAGCCATCTCCGAGGCCAACTGGAACGGATGCAAACGTAATGCAGATAAACAGGGAGGGCGTGGCCACAGCAGTTTTAAGCATTCCAATAAGGTACATGCACTCCCAGGTTGAGCTCGCCGATGCAAGGGACGTTGATAACACGATAAAGCTCGCAAAGGCCCTACTTGAAGAGCTCAAACCAATGGACTTCACGCCGTGA
- a CDS encoding DUF655 domain-containing protein: MDYYRRHPYHQSIRKKKNVEYEEYAYVLDYLPNGYPDLRTGHYLGKPVAQVIGEKAFTLLEVTPKEDLMLYERVFIGKGNRDKIAMINKKLSYEELTDTAKAELSYVIEEIVKNNEERFIKFFNVAPPITNRLHSLELLPGIGKKHMWDIIEEREKKPFESFEDLKKRVKGLPDPVKMIAKRILEELQGKDKYRIFVGQHRIFRD; this comes from the coding sequence ATGGATTACTACCGTAGGCATCCTTATCATCAGAGCATTCGCAAAAAGAAGAACGTTGAATATGAAGAATATGCGTACGTATTAGATTACCTCCCGAACGGTTATCCCGATCTAAGAACAGGCCACTACCTTGGGAAGCCCGTTGCTCAGGTAATAGGAGAGAAAGCCTTCACCTTGCTCGAGGTGACTCCGAAGGAGGATCTAATGCTGTACGAGAGAGTCTTTATTGGAAAGGGGAACAGAGACAAGATAGCTATGATAAATAAGAAGTTAAGCTATGAAGAGTTAACGGATACAGCAAAGGCCGAGTTATCATATGTAATTGAGGAGATCGTCAAGAACAATGAGGAGAGGTTCATAAAATTCTTTAACGTTGCTCCCCCAATAACAAACAGATTACACAGTCTCGAGCTACTCCCAGGAATTGGAAAAAAGCATATGTGGGACATCATTGAGGAGAGAGAGAAGAAACCCTTTGAGAGCTTTGAAGACTTGAAGAAGAGGGTCAAAGGTTTACCCGATCCTGTAAAGATGATAGCAAAGAGAATACTTGAAGAACTACAAGGGAAAGATAAATACAGGATATTCGTTGGCCAGCACAGAATATTTAGGGATTAA
- the rsmA gene encoding 16S rRNA (adenine(1518)-N(6)/adenine(1519)-N(6))-dimethyltransferase RsmA: MLKDRLFFLLSKYNLRARDSLGQNFLIVPDVIEKAIEVGEVSANDVVLEVGPGLGFLTEELAKRAKKVYAIEIDRRIIEILKREYSWKNVEIIHGDAVKVKWPEFNKAISNLPYQISSPFTFKLLKRDFEKAVLMYQLEFAQRMIAKPGSRNYSRLSLMVQALADVEIVMKIGKGAFYPRPEVDSALVLLTPKPKEERIYLNEKLVNALFQHRRKLVSKALKESAHVFGVDRKKLKNIIIPHSNKRVYQLTPQDIKDIEEFLKAEGIISENSNNISGV, encoded by the coding sequence ATGCTTAAGGACAGGCTCTTTTTCCTTCTTTCAAAATACAATTTGAGAGCAAGAGATTCCTTGGGACAGAACTTCCTAATTGTCCCAGATGTCATAGAGAAAGCTATTGAAGTCGGAGAGGTAAGTGCGAATGATGTTGTTTTAGAAGTTGGTCCTGGGTTAGGGTTTTTAACAGAAGAACTGGCCAAGAGAGCCAAGAAAGTTTACGCTATTGAGATAGACAGGAGAATAATTGAGATACTGAAAAGGGAATACAGCTGGAAAAACGTCGAGATAATTCATGGAGACGCAGTGAAAGTTAAGTGGCCCGAATTCAATAAGGCGATATCGAATCTGCCGTATCAAATCTCCTCTCCATTTACATTCAAACTTCTTAAGAGGGATTTCGAGAAAGCAGTCTTAATGTACCAGCTTGAGTTCGCTCAGAGAATGATAGCAAAACCTGGAAGCAGAAACTATTCTAGACTCTCGTTAATGGTTCAAGCCCTAGCGGATGTGGAGATAGTAATGAAGATTGGGAAAGGGGCTTTTTATCCCCGACCTGAGGTTGATTCCGCCTTAGTTCTCTTGACTCCCAAGCCCAAGGAAGAAAGGATATATTTAAATGAAAAACTCGTAAACGCCCTTTTCCAACATCGAAGAAAGCTTGTGAGTAAAGCTCTGAAGGAGTCTGCACACGTTTTTGGAGTAGATAGGAAAAAACTGAAAAACATCATCATTCCGCACTCAAACAAGAGAGTTTACCAGCTAACTCCCCAAGACATCAAAGATATTGAAGAGTTCCTGAAGGCGGAAGGTATTATAAGTGAAAATTCCAATAATATTTCAGGAGTGTGA
- a CDS encoding methionine adenosyltransferase, translating into MARNIVVEEIVRTPVEMQKVELVERKGIGHPDSIADGIAEAVSRALCREYMKRYGVILHHNTDQVEVVGGRAYPKFGGGEVVKPIYILLSGRAVELVDQELFPVHEVAIRAAKDYLKKNIRHLDVENHVVIDSRIGQGSVDLVSVFNKAKENPIPLANDTSFGVGFAPLTETEKLVLETERLLNGEKFKRENPAVGEDIKVMGLRKGDEIDLTIAAAIVDSEVADPKEYMEVKDKIREAVEELAKDITSRKVNIYVNTADDPEKDIYYITVTGTSAEAGDDGSVGRGNRVNGLITPNRHMSMEAAAGKNPVSHVGKIYNILAMLIANDIAKALPVEEVYVRILSQIGKPIDQPLVASIQVIPKQGHSVKEFEKDAYAIADEWLANITKIQKMILEDKVNVF; encoded by the coding sequence ATGGCCAGGAACATCGTTGTAGAAGAGATTGTAAGGACACCAGTTGAAATGCAGAAGGTTGAGCTAGTGGAGAGGAAGGGAATCGGCCATCCAGATAGCATAGCTGACGGAATTGCTGAAGCCGTAAGCAGGGCTCTTTGCAGAGAGTACATGAAGAGGTATGGGGTTATTCTCCACCATAACACTGATCAGGTAGAGGTCGTTGGAGGAAGGGCCTATCCAAAGTTCGGTGGCGGTGAAGTTGTTAAACCCATTTACATTCTACTCTCTGGAAGGGCGGTCGAACTTGTTGACCAAGAACTCTTTCCTGTCCATGAGGTTGCTATAAGGGCTGCAAAAGATTATCTAAAGAAGAATATAAGGCATCTTGACGTCGAGAACCATGTTGTAATAGATTCGAGGATTGGTCAGGGGAGTGTTGATCTTGTAAGCGTGTTTAACAAGGCTAAGGAGAACCCAATACCGCTTGCAAACGACACGTCATTTGGAGTTGGTTTTGCACCACTGACAGAGACCGAGAAGCTAGTTCTTGAGACTGAGAGGCTCCTGAATGGGGAGAAGTTCAAGAGAGAGAATCCGGCGGTTGGAGAGGATATAAAGGTTATGGGGCTCAGGAAGGGAGATGAGATTGACCTAACGATTGCCGCTGCAATAGTTGACAGCGAGGTTGCAGATCCTAAGGAGTACATGGAGGTAAAGGACAAGATCAGAGAAGCCGTTGAGGAACTGGCCAAAGACATAACATCAAGGAAGGTCAACATATACGTTAACACGGCTGATGATCCTGAGAAGGACATTTACTATATCACCGTTACCGGAACGTCGGCTGAAGCGGGTGATGATGGATCTGTTGGAAGGGGGAACAGGGTTAACGGCTTAATAACGCCCAACAGGCACATGAGCATGGAGGCCGCTGCCGGTAAAAATCCTGTTTCGCACGTTGGGAAGATATACAACATTCTTGCAATGCTCATAGCGAACGATATAGCAAAGGCCCTACCAGTTGAGGAGGTTTATGTGAGGATACTCAGCCAGATAGGTAAGCCAATTGACCAGCCTCTCGTTGCCAGCATTCAGGTTATTCCGAAGCAGGGTCACAGTGTCAAGGAATTCGAAAAGGATGCCTACGCAATAGCCGATGAGTGGCTTGCAAACATAACTAAGATCCAGAAAATGATACTGGAAGACAAGGTTAACGTATTCTAA
- a CDS encoding toprim domain-containing protein, which yields MTIVDVRILVEGASDVEVVSKALQGLALGSEYNITISSIIPTTNIEIAKSAAAGADLLIIATDADRVGRELAERLFNELSEMVGHIERMKLPLGHDLEHIDVELVRKELKNALVRAGLKTLQRLPEYMELRRDYLDLKGKFEELEKENEELKRKVEELEKKYQEVQEELKRAEAENSRLMEIVKKRAKVYKLEEKWKELFPGIELPSEEVFDKAVKTLGFSGKVIVGQGFVYAEDEKALEELLRTVYLTLKLTKKEEKEEKEIEVVEGGEKVEEEIEVIETEGEKVE from the coding sequence ATGACAATAGTTGATGTTAGAATTCTCGTTGAAGGAGCAAGTGATGTGGAAGTTGTTAGTAAGGCACTTCAAGGCCTTGCATTGGGAAGCGAGTACAACATAACTATCTCATCAATTATACCCACGACTAACATAGAGATAGCAAAGAGCGCCGCTGCCGGTGCCGATCTTTTAATTATAGCAACTGATGCTGATAGAGTGGGCAGGGAATTGGCAGAGAGACTTTTCAATGAGCTAAGCGAGATGGTTGGACATATAGAGAGGATGAAACTCCCCCTTGGACACGACTTAGAACACATAGACGTGGAACTTGTAAGAAAGGAATTAAAGAACGCCCTCGTTAGAGCAGGACTTAAGACCCTGCAGAGGCTTCCCGAATACATGGAGCTTAGGAGAGACTATCTCGACCTAAAGGGGAAGTTTGAAGAGTTGGAAAAAGAAAATGAAGAGTTAAAGAGGAAGGTAGAGGAACTCGAGAAAAAGTACCAGGAAGTTCAGGAAGAATTAAAGAGAGCTGAAGCAGAAAATTCAAGACTTATGGAAATCGTCAAGAAGAGAGCAAAAGTTTACAAGCTAGAAGAGAAGTGGAAGGAATTATTCCCAGGAATTGAACTACCAAGTGAGGAAGTCTTTGATAAAGCAGTGAAAACTCTTGGGTTCTCAGGTAAAGTAATAGTAGGCCAAGGATTCGTTTACGCAGAAGACGAAAAGGCATTAGAAGAGCTCTTGAGAACGGTATACTTAACCCTTAAGTTAACTAAAAAGGAAGAGAAGGAAGAAAAGGAAATTGAGGTAGTTGAAGGTGGAGAAAAAGTTGAAGAAGAAATTGAAGTCATAGAGACTGAGGGAGAGAAAGTTGAGTGA